The nucleotide window TCTGCATGGCGGAAACCACAACCGGACTGAAGCGCTGGGATGACAGGGGTGCCTGGATGATGTGGGTATGATACCATCCAGTTTTGTTCAGGATCTCCAGGTAGTCGTCGATGAGGATGCCGCCCTTGTGTGTTTCAGCCATTGCCGGCGTGTTCTGAAAATCCCGCCAGTCCGCATTGATGAACGCCAGTCATCCCCGGCCAGATCTTTGATAATGACGGTGACCATTTCCACGCCTGTTGCCTTGTAGGTGTTCCATCGGTGTACCCCGTCCAGATGGCGGTAGAAACCGGGCCTTTGCTGTTCCCTGGACTGCATGGTTCGGCAATTATTCTGCGCTCAGATTCTTCAAAATTTTCTTGGCCAAGGGTTCTTTGATCTCGGTATGTCTGGGAACAGTTTTTCCAAATCTCGCAGTTTCATCCAATCGTCACCGTTTCTTGCATAGCGTCATCGGGCAAACCTCTCAGAATATCAGCCTTACGATCCTCTAAAATCAATTCAATGGCTTGTCTAAGATTATCCTTAGTTTCTTCAATGGTCTCCCCCTGTCCGTTAGCGCCTGGAACTTCTGGGCAGATCGCCCAAAATCCTCCCTCAAGAGCAGGTTCTATAATTGCTGTAAATTCTGCCTTCACTATAAACTCCTATTTTTTTTTGTGGCCGAACGCCTCAATAGCTGATTTGATTCCATAACAGATGTTTTTTCTCAGGTAAAGCAATTTAAAAATATCATACTGTCTCTGTTTGTTCTCCCCAGATATTTTCACCGGCATGGGATACCGAAGCTGCATCATCCCGCTCCCTGCTGGTTCAGGACGATCACATACCGGCTGATCACCCCCAGGATGTTTCTTTTCTGCATGGCTGAAACCACTCCGGCGCTGAAGCGCTGGGATGACATGGGGGCCTGGATGATATGGGTGTGATACCATCCCGTTTTGTTCAGGATCTCCAGGTAATCGTCGATGAGGATGCCGCCCTTGTGTGTTTCATCCATTGCCGGGGTGTTCTGAAAATCCCGCCAGTCCGCATTGGTGAACGCCAGCCGTGCTTTTCAGCCACCTGGGCCACGGTGAACCCACGAACCAAATCGGCATTTATTAGATTTGGCAATGTTGCCATTTTTAATAAATGGTTGTGGATGGATGCCTGATTTATCCCCGATGTTTTCGGCAAACATGCCCACCCGCCTGTGATCGATTGTTTTTCTGGGATAGATGGTCTCATCCAGAATGATGGATGAAACGGGGATTTGTAGGGATCGCTGGCCCCGAGGAAATAGGCGTGCCGGACAAAGAAAGCCTCTTCCCTGAAAGCGGTCCGGCAAATTAAACTGGATCAGAAAATCTGGCGCATGAACCGGCTGGGAATCCTTCAGGAAAGAATAGCATTGCGCTTGGGAGAGACCAAGGATATTATCCGAAACCATTTGGGGAAAACGTCAATGTTAACAAAATCCCCAAATACGGATTTGTCCCAGGCAAAGATGATGATTTTTGACCGGGAGTCAAAACGAAAAAACAGGCAGAGAGGTGACATGCCGCCCGGACTGAATGTCTTTCTCAAGTAGTGACAAAAAGCTTCTTATTGACGGGTCTTCATGTGAATCTTCGCTGCAGTATGCTTCATCAAATGTCTGCCTGCCGGTTTCTATGATGAGGTTTACATCTTTTTTGCAGTTTCTGAATATTGTCCCTGGCAAACTCAATGGTGGGATCGATTTCCAAAGCCATTTCATAGAATTTGACGGCCAGGGCCGGTTCTCCCAGTTCCCGGTAGTTGGAGCCGATATTGGCATAGTTGATGGCCTGGGACGGATCGATTTCCAGGGCCTGTTCAAAACAGGTGATGGCTTTGTGGTGGTTTTTTTGCAGAAAATGGCACACCCCCATGGTGTTGAGAAGATCCGGGCGCTGGTCGTCCACGGCCAGGCCCCGGGTGCAGATTTCCACGGCCCGGTCATACTGGCCCAGATCCTTGAGGCAGGCCCCCATGTGGGAACAGATGTCCGGCAGGTTCAGCCGGGCCGGTTCCCTGTCCATGGCTGCTTCAAATTCCTCCAGGGCGGTGGGATATTCTCCGATGGCGTTGTATACCAGGCCTTTGTAGAAACGGGTGTAATATTTGTCCGGCAAAGCCGTTTCCAGGGCCTCCAGCCGGTCCAGGGCCTGGATGGGGTCCAGGGTTTCAATGATGAGCCGGGCCGTGAACATGCCCACGCTGGCGGATACGGCCCGCTCCCGGAAATGGGCCCCGGGAATGATGGTGTAAAAAGCCGGAATGTCCAGGTCCGGGTGCCGGGTGTCAATGGCCAGGACCTGAAAGTCTTTTTTCTTCAGGGCCGCAATCAGGTTTTCCACTTCCACCCGGATGTTGGGGTCTGACAGATCCGGCAAATCGGCCAGGTCCACCAGGGTATCGGGTTGGGTGATCAAAGCGGCATCTTCGATGCGGGTGAATTTGGGAAGGCCCGATGCTTCGTAATTGGACCCGGTATTGAAATCTCCGGCCAGCTGGGCCACTTCCGTCAGGGCCCGGCTCATGGCTTTCTGGGGATCCGGCGAGGTGCCCGCGGTCCACACGATCTCGCTTTTTTCCGGGAATGTGGCAGGATCCCAGGCCAGCACGGCAATGGTGGGGATGCCCGTGTCCAGGGAAAAATCAGACGCATGAATCTGGATCCCGCATTTTTTGTATTTGGCCAGCATCTCTTTGACCAGGGGATCGGTGAATGTATCGGTGCGGATCCCCGGCACCGGGAGATTTCCGTGGCTCACCAAAGATGAGGTATGTCGTTCCACCAGTTCGCAAATGCCCTGGATCAGGGCTTCTTCATTGCAGTTGCCGGCACACGGGCCGTTAAACTCATTGATCAT belongs to Desulfotignum balticum DSM 7044 and includes:
- a CDS encoding YcaO-like family protein, coding for MTYKIELNDAVKGYTYDQDKIISPEKTVAQFKNKAAEAGLDILNRTRRIDNGRLDIPVFFSECGAHARKVIGTNKQMGKGGTPAQSEASAVMELAERFSFFSFVKDPTRFFKARPKDLDDTALPFDQIIRSVHDTKEDALKIKHIFDDLTLQWTRGYNLTLEKEVLIPFNWFYMINEFNGPCAGNCNEEALIQGICELVERHTSSLVSHGNLPVPGIRTDTFTDPLVKEMLAKYKKCGIQIHASDFSLDTGIPTIAVLAWDPATFPEKSEIVWTAGTSPDPQKAMSRALTEVAQLAGDFNTGSNYEASGLPKFTRIEDAALITQPDTLVDLADLPDLSDPNIRVEVENLIAALKKKDFQVLAIDTRHPDLDIPAFYTIIPGAHFRERAVSASVGMFTARLIIETLDPIQALDRLEALETALPDKYYTRFYKGLVYNAIGEYPTALEEFEAAMDREPARLNLPDICSHMGACLKDLGQYDRAVEICTRGLAVDDQRPDLLNTMGVCHFLQKNHHKAITCFEQALEIDPSQAINYANIGSNYRELGEPALAVKFYEMALEIDPTIEFARDNIQKLQKRCKPHHRNRQADI
- a CDS encoding type II toxin-antitoxin system HicB family antitoxin, giving the protein MKAEFTAIIEPALEGGFWAICPEVPGANGQGETIEETKDNLRQAIELILEDRKADILRGLPDDAMQETVTIG